From Domibacillus sp. DTU_2020_1001157_1_SI_ALB_TIR_016, a single genomic window includes:
- a CDS encoding TraR/DksA C4-type zinc finger protein, with protein sequence MLTQEQLNELKQELLLQKEQLTGRLEQDNDNEDVGELSSYDNHPADTGTELYVRERDMAIDDHSRDELDKVEAALAAMEDGTYGICKESGEEIPFERLQAVPTTLYSVDHTPDQEPETDRVPEDRLSHPDDGIDSFSDAANYGTSETPADFAEDKENYNELYKEDRDEDNENPAT encoded by the coding sequence ATGCTTACACAAGAACAGTTAAACGAACTCAAACAAGAATTGCTCCTCCAAAAGGAGCAGCTCACCGGCCGGCTGGAGCAGGATAACGATAACGAGGATGTAGGAGAGCTGTCTTCTTACGACAATCACCCAGCGGATACCGGAACGGAATTGTATGTACGGGAGCGGGATATGGCCATTGATGATCACAGCCGGGATGAGCTCGATAAAGTCGAGGCTGCTCTTGCGGCGATGGAAGATGGCACATATGGCATTTGCAAAGAAAGTGGTGAGGAAATCCCATTTGAGCGTCTTCAGGCAGTCCCAACAACCCTTTATTCTGTAGATCACACACCAGATCAAGAACCTGAAACCGACCGCGTGCCGGAAGACCGTCTCTCCCATCCGGATGACGGCATTGACAGTTTTAGTGATGCAGCAAATTACGGAACTTCCGAGACTCCTGCTGATTTTGCAGAAGACAAAGAGAATTACAACGAACTGTATAAAGAAGACCGTGATGAAGACAACGAAAATCCAGCGACGTAA
- a CDS encoding 1,4-dihydroxy-2-naphthoate polyprenyltransferase: MNQTPSADTGFQIWWQLMRPHTLTAAFVPVFLGTALALAHTDLHVPLFLAMLIASLLIQAATNMFNEYFDFKRGLDTEKSIGIGGAIVRNGVKPKTVLYMAFAFFGIALLLGLYICTASSWWIGLIGIICMAVGYLYTGGPLPIAYTPFGELASGVFMGGIIIYISFYIQTGFLSTTAILFSIPIILLVGSINLSNNIRDRVGDSEAGRKTMAILIGHERSVFVLAASFFIAFLWVIVLLFTNSGSPWLFLSYLSIPKAIKAVKGFKGKGGEPPFQMMPAMKATAQTNTFYGFLLAFGLCISYLF; encoded by the coding sequence ATGAATCAAACCCCTTCCGCTGACACTGGCTTTCAAATATGGTGGCAGCTTATGCGGCCTCATACGTTAACAGCTGCGTTTGTTCCTGTTTTTCTTGGAACGGCGCTGGCTCTTGCCCATACAGACCTGCATGTTCCGTTGTTTCTAGCGATGTTGATTGCCTCTTTGCTTATTCAGGCAGCAACAAATATGTTTAACGAATACTTTGATTTTAAGCGTGGCCTTGATACAGAAAAATCAATCGGTATCGGAGGCGCTATTGTACGCAACGGTGTTAAGCCGAAAACCGTTCTTTATATGGCTTTCGCTTTTTTTGGCATCGCGCTTTTGCTCGGTCTGTACATTTGTACCGCTTCTTCATGGTGGATCGGCTTAATTGGCATCATTTGTATGGCTGTCGGCTACTTGTACACAGGCGGCCCCCTTCCGATTGCTTATACACCGTTTGGTGAATTGGCATCTGGCGTTTTTATGGGCGGCATTATTATCTATATTTCGTTTTATATTCAAACGGGTTTTCTGTCCACAACAGCGATTTTATTTTCAATTCCTATTATATTGCTTGTTGGCAGCATTAACTTATCCAACAATATTCGTGACCGTGTTGGCGACAGTGAAGCCGGCCGAAAAACAATGGCTATTTTAATTGGCCATGAGCGTTCGGTTTTCGTTCTTGCTGCATCTTTTTTCATTGCTTTCTTGTGGGTGATTGTTTTATTATTCACAAATTCAGGTTCCCCTTGGCTGTTTCTTTCATACTTAAGCATTCCAAAAGCCATAAAAGCAGTGAAAGGCTTTAAAGGCAAAGGCGGGGAACCTCCGTTTCAAATGATGCCGGCGATGAAGGCGACCGCCCAGACCAATACGTTTTACGGCTTCCTTCTTGCTTTCGGCTTATGCATCAGCTACCTTTTTTAA
- a CDS encoding isochorismate synthase: protein MIKGHPLKGAFVDFINEINGSTLFSYVEKVEKGDPICFYENGKEWYKGERFYFKDRDGERTIAGLGSVQTIQSSKAERFEDVEGQWDALMKRASIHNPYDIYGTGPVAFGGFSFDPLRSQGEEWSRFAPSFFYVPELMMTVYGGETYVTVNMMCEDAESGRLFDQIEERKQAILSGLKRSFEKEAVLMELRAGDTQAWKESVQAAVHRIEADDDLKKVVLARKATAAFDGTISSDRILRRLDEGQPDSFVFSIEAMDSCFLGASPERLVKKRAQTVLTTCLAGSTARGATEQEDEQLADALLHDSKNRMEHDYVVQMIREEMQAMCDYVAVPDAPVVMKVRDIQHLYTPVIGEADKDESILRFVQALHPTPALGGLPSEKALGVIRELEDMDRGFYAAPVGWMDYRKNGEFAVAIRSGLLVQNEAFLYAGCGVVAESVAEMELEETNMKLRPMLRAIGGGNE from the coding sequence ATGATAAAGGGGCACCCGCTTAAAGGGGCCTTTGTTGATTTTATAAACGAAATAAACGGTTCGACTTTATTCAGTTATGTAGAAAAAGTGGAAAAAGGCGACCCGATCTGTTTTTATGAAAATGGAAAAGAATGGTACAAAGGAGAACGGTTTTATTTCAAAGACCGTGACGGGGAAAGAACGATTGCAGGACTCGGCAGCGTACAGACGATCCAAAGCAGCAAAGCCGAGCGGTTTGAGGATGTGGAAGGGCAGTGGGATGCCCTGATGAAGCGTGCTTCCATCCATAATCCTTATGATATTTACGGGACAGGGCCCGTTGCATTTGGCGGTTTTTCATTTGATCCGCTTCGCTCTCAAGGAGAAGAGTGGTCCCGCTTTGCACCGTCTTTTTTTTATGTGCCGGAATTAATGATGACGGTTTATGGCGGTGAAACATATGTAACGGTCAATATGATGTGCGAAGATGCAGAGTCAGGCCGGTTGTTTGATCAAATTGAAGAACGGAAGCAGGCCATTTTGTCAGGTTTGAAGCGTTCATTCGAAAAAGAAGCGGTATTAATGGAACTTCGTGCTGGGGATACACAAGCGTGGAAGGAGTCCGTTCAAGCTGCGGTTCATCGAATTGAAGCAGATGATGATCTGAAGAAAGTAGTACTGGCCCGCAAAGCAACCGCTGCTTTTGACGGTACTATTTCGTCAGACCGCATTCTTCGCCGCTTGGACGAGGGACAGCCGGACAGCTTCGTTTTTTCTATTGAAGCAATGGACAGCTGTTTTTTAGGCGCTTCTCCTGAACGGCTTGTGAAGAAACGGGCACAAACCGTTTTAACAACGTGCCTTGCCGGTTCAACAGCCCGCGGTGCAACAGAGCAGGAAGATGAGCAATTAGCGGATGCACTGCTGCATGACAGTAAAAACCGGATGGAGCATGACTATGTTGTGCAGATGATCCGAGAGGAAATGCAGGCGATGTGCGATTATGTGGCCGTGCCGGATGCGCCGGTCGTAATGAAAGTAAGAGATATTCAGCATCTGTATACGCCGGTCATCGGAGAAGCGGACAAGGACGAGTCTATTCTGCGGTTTGTTCAGGCACTTCATCCAACTCCTGCACTTGGCGGACTTCCGAGTGAAAAAGCACTCGGTGTGATCCGTGAACTGGAAGATATGGACCGGGGCTTTTATGCAGCGCCGGTTGGCTGGATGGATTACCGGAAAAATGGTGAGTTTGCGGTGGCGATTCGCTCTGGATTACTGGTACAGAACGAAGCATTTTTATATGCAGGCTGTGGAGTAGTGGCGGAGTCTGTTGCGGAGATGGAGCTTGAGGAAACAAACATGAAGCTGCGGCCGATGCTGCGGGCGATCGGAGGCGGCAATGAATAA
- the menD gene encoding 2-succinyl-5-enolpyruvyl-6-hydroxy-3-cyclohexene-1-carboxylic-acid synthase codes for MNNHQDNMTQYNAHFIDSLVRSGVKEAVISPGSRSTPMALLMEEHPRLRTFIQVDERSAGFFALGLAKATQNPVALLCTSGTAAANYMPAVAEAKISRVPLIVLTSDRPPELRDVGAPQTIDQLHLYGHTAKWFAEMALPESDQSALQYVRTQGARAVFESLAEPAGPVHLNFPYREPLVPDYDGIFERIKIPAPVRLISGRKVPDPIMLDDVAGALKVEKGLIVAGEIVKPEMSEAILSLSEKTGWPVVADPLSQLRTDKAVIDSYDAFLRDDEVKDALKPEAIVRFGALPVSKSLMQYMKRHQDAVHVIVDADGGWRDPSHIATHMVNVDEAAFCREMIQRLEGSRSSWYALWQNINEAARSEMKKAEGMDEGSLFRQFLEAVPSGSSVFAGNSMPIRDLDSFLFSGEQTLRLHGNRGANGIDGLVSTALGIAASGEKVYAVMGDLSFFHDVNGLLAAKMNGLSMTILIMNNNGGGIFSYLPQAGERKHFERLFGTPSGLKFDHAAALYGCHYVRIENSGELQRELSVKRDGITILEALTDRSQNTAIHRELWQRAIAAAKQVIQ; via the coding sequence ATGAATAATCATCAGGACAACATGACACAATACAATGCACATTTTATAGACAGCCTGGTCCGTTCGGGAGTCAAGGAGGCGGTTATCAGCCCCGGCTCCCGTTCGACACCGATGGCGCTATTAATGGAAGAGCATCCCCGGCTGCGCACTTTTATTCAAGTGGATGAGCGGTCGGCGGGTTTTTTTGCGCTTGGGCTGGCTAAAGCCACACAAAATCCTGTTGCGCTTCTTTGTACATCCGGCACGGCGGCGGCCAACTACATGCCGGCAGTAGCAGAAGCGAAAATCTCACGCGTTCCGCTTATTGTGCTGACATCAGACCGTCCGCCTGAACTCCGGGATGTTGGTGCTCCGCAGACGATTGACCAGCTTCACTTATACGGTCATACAGCAAAATGGTTTGCGGAAATGGCCCTTCCTGAATCAGATCAGTCGGCATTGCAGTACGTCCGCACACAAGGTGCCCGGGCGGTTTTTGAATCACTTGCTGAACCGGCAGGGCCGGTTCATTTAAATTTTCCTTACCGTGAGCCGCTCGTACCGGATTATGATGGTATTTTTGAACGAATCAAAATCCCTGCTCCCGTTCGGCTGATTTCTGGCAGAAAGGTGCCGGATCCGATTATGCTGGATGATGTAGCAGGAGCACTCAAAGTTGAAAAAGGTCTTATTGTAGCAGGAGAGATTGTGAAGCCGGAGATGTCAGAAGCGATCCTTTCGCTTTCCGAAAAAACAGGCTGGCCGGTTGTAGCCGATCCGCTTTCGCAGCTTCGTACGGACAAAGCAGTGATTGACAGTTATGACGCCTTTTTACGTGATGATGAGGTGAAAGACGCGTTAAAACCAGAAGCGATCGTTCGGTTTGGTGCGCTGCCGGTCTCCAAATCTCTCATGCAATATATGAAGCGTCATCAGGATGCGGTGCATGTGATTGTAGACGCAGACGGAGGATGGCGTGACCCTTCCCACATTGCGACTCATATGGTGAATGTAGATGAAGCCGCTTTTTGCCGTGAAATGATACAGAGATTGGAAGGAAGCCGCTCTTCATGGTACGCATTATGGCAGAACATAAACGAAGCAGCCCGCTCGGAGATGAAAAAAGCAGAAGGCATGGACGAAGGTTCATTGTTTCGGCAGTTTTTAGAGGCAGTGCCATCCGGCTCTTCTGTTTTTGCAGGAAACAGTATGCCGATTCGAGATCTTGATTCCTTTTTATTTTCAGGCGAACAAACTCTTCGTCTTCACGGAAATCGTGGGGCAAACGGTATAGACGGTCTTGTTTCTACAGCTCTTGGCATTGCCGCAAGCGGGGAAAAGGTTTATGCTGTTATGGGAGATTTATCATTTTTTCACGATGTAAATGGTTTGCTGGCGGCCAAAATGAACGGCCTGTCGATGACCATTTTAATTATGAACAACAATGGCGGCGGTATTTTTTCTTATTTGCCGCAGGCGGGGGAACGAAAGCATTTTGAAAGGCTGTTCGGCACTCCGTCTGGCTTAAAGTTTGATCATGCAGCTGCACTTTACGGCTGCCACTACGTTCGAATTGAGAACAGCGGCGAGCTTCAAAGAGAGCTGTCCGTGAAACGGGACGGAATCACCATATTAGAAGCATTAACGGATCGTTCCCAAAACACAGCGATTCACCGGGAGTTATGGCAAAGAGCGATTGCAGCTGCAAAACAGGTGATTCAATGA
- the menH gene encoding 2-succinyl-6-hydroxy-2,4-cyclohexadiene-1-carboxylate synthase, whose amino-acid sequence MTVFRQVKGEGEPVLLLHGFTGSSSTWEGLDEHFPFQLVMPDLAGHGQTNRLAADLETEAESLKKMMNDAGFSSFHLIGYSMGGRLALALALLYPEAVRSLVLESTSPGLESEEERAARRQSDEKLAQRIEQEGVASFVNFWESIPMFASQKKLPAAVQEKVRRERLAQSAEGLASSLRLMGTGSQPSYWNRLQTLSMPVLLLTGTQDKKFTRIACRMKERLPFCEWIQFDGAGHAIHVEQREKFGTIVKTFLLNQ is encoded by the coding sequence ATGACCGTTTTTCGTCAAGTGAAAGGCGAAGGAGAGCCGGTTTTATTGCTGCATGGTTTTACGGGAAGTTCTTCTACGTGGGAAGGCCTGGACGAGCATTTTCCCTTTCAGCTTGTGATGCCCGATCTTGCCGGGCATGGACAAACGAACCGTTTAGCAGCAGATTTGGAAACAGAAGCTGAATCTCTTAAAAAGATGATGAATGACGCCGGTTTTTCTTCTTTTCACCTTATCGGTTATTCAATGGGCGGCCGCCTCGCTTTGGCTCTCGCGCTTCTTTACCCAGAAGCGGTCCGGTCTTTGGTGCTTGAAAGCACTTCACCGGGGCTCGAGAGTGAAGAAGAGCGTGCAGCAAGGCGGCAATCAGATGAAAAACTGGCTCAACGAATTGAACAGGAAGGCGTTGCCTCGTTCGTTAATTTTTGGGAAAGTATTCCAATGTTTGCTTCGCAGAAAAAACTGCCAGCGGCTGTTCAAGAAAAGGTCCGGAGGGAGCGCCTGGCCCAGTCGGCAGAAGGGCTGGCGTCGTCACTTCGTTTGATGGGAACGGGCAGCCAGCCATCGTATTGGAACCGGCTTCAAACGCTTAGCATGCCTGTTTTGCTGCTTACAGGAACGCAAGATAAAAAATTTACACGTATCGCCTGCCGGATGAAGGAGCGGCTTCCATTTTGTGAATGGATTCAGTTTGACGGAGCAGGCCATGCAATTCATGTGGAGCAGCGCGAAAAATTTGGTACAATAGTAAAGACGTTTTTGTTGAATCAATAA
- the menB gene encoding 1,4-dihydroxy-2-naphthoyl-CoA synthase — MNWVKEREYEDIKYETYNGIAKVTINRPEVHNAFRPKTVTEMIDAFAYARDDSKIGVIILAGEGGKAFCSGGDQKVRGHGGYVGDDQIPRLNVLDLQRLIRVIPKPVIAMVAGYAIGGGHVLHVVCDLTIAADNAVFGQTGPKVGSFDAGYGSGYLARIVGHKKAREIWFLCRQYNAQEALDMGLVNTVVPLEKLEEETVQWAEEMLSKSPTALRFIKAAMNADTDGLAGLQQFAGDATLLYYTTDEAKEGRDSFKEKRDPDFGQFPRFP; from the coding sequence ATTAATTGGGTAAAAGAACGCGAATACGAAGACATTAAGTATGAAACGTATAATGGCATTGCCAAAGTGACGATCAACCGTCCCGAAGTACATAACGCATTTCGTCCGAAAACAGTCACGGAAATGATCGATGCATTTGCATATGCGCGTGACGATTCTAAAATTGGCGTTATTATTTTAGCCGGTGAAGGCGGAAAAGCATTCTGCTCCGGCGGTGACCAAAAAGTGCGCGGCCATGGCGGCTACGTAGGAGATGACCAAATTCCACGCTTAAACGTGCTGGACTTACAGCGTTTGATCCGTGTTATTCCAAAGCCGGTAATCGCAATGGTGGCAGGCTATGCAATCGGCGGCGGCCACGTGCTTCACGTTGTATGTGATTTAACGATTGCAGCAGACAATGCTGTATTCGGACAAACAGGACCGAAAGTCGGCTCCTTTGATGCTGGTTACGGTTCAGGTTACCTGGCACGCATCGTCGGCCATAAAAAAGCGCGTGAAATTTGGTTCCTTTGCCGTCAGTACAATGCGCAGGAAGCATTGGACATGGGTCTTGTAAACACGGTTGTACCACTTGAAAAATTAGAAGAAGAAACGGTGCAGTGGGCGGAAGAAATGCTTTCAAAGAGCCCGACGGCGCTTCGCTTTATCAAAGCGGCTATGAATGCGGACACAGATGGTCTTGCAGGCCTGCAGCAGTTTGCAGGTGATGCGACGCTTCTTTACTACACAACAGATGAAGCAAAAGAAGGACGCGATTCGTTCAAAGAAAAACGCGATCCAGACTTTGGCCAGTTCCCAAGATTCCCGTAA
- a CDS encoding o-succinylbenzoate--CoA ligase has translation MMNMPNWLQQRAFLTPERTALAFYDETWTFSQLFDKASVLAGQLKAAGIKKGDYCGVLAGNRPDTVFLIHALQQIGAAAVMLNSRLAAEELAWQLQDADAVCLLYDGEHQNKAHSVTDIRSFCFTSFGKAAKENKREMFALEDICSLMYTSGTTGRPKGVKQTYGNHYASATASALNLGLHSDDAWLCAVPLFHISGYSILMKSVLYGMEVCLIEKFDPNYVNGLLQEGRVTMISVVTAMLSSMLHTLEGAYHARLRCVLLGGGPAPLPILETCQAKGIPVYQTYGMTETSSQIVTLAPEDAFRKIGSAGKPLFPCAIHIDGEDEGEIWVSGPNVTPGYLNRPDANERAFQNGWFRTGDIGRLDEEGFLYVLDRRSDLIISGGENIYPAEIESVLTGHPALLEAGVAGVPDEKWGSVPAAFYVAQSPVSKAELLHFCQEKLARFKVPAYFIEVEVLPRNAANKLLRRELARQWSERYEH, from the coding sequence ATAATGAACATGCCAAACTGGCTTCAGCAGCGTGCTTTTTTAACTCCTGAGCGAACGGCTCTTGCTTTTTATGACGAAACGTGGACCTTTTCACAATTGTTCGATAAAGCATCCGTGCTGGCAGGTCAATTGAAGGCAGCGGGAATAAAAAAAGGCGACTATTGCGGTGTGCTGGCAGGAAATCGGCCGGACACGGTTTTTCTCATTCATGCTCTTCAGCAGATCGGCGCTGCAGCAGTGATGCTAAACAGCCGGCTGGCTGCAGAAGAACTGGCCTGGCAGCTTCAAGATGCCGATGCTGTGTGTCTGCTGTATGACGGGGAGCATCAGAATAAAGCTCATTCTGTGACAGATATACGCTCTTTTTGTTTTACCTCATTCGGGAAAGCAGCGAAAGAAAACAAGCGTGAAATGTTTGCTTTAGAAGACATTTGCTCGCTTATGTATACGTCTGGTACAACAGGACGGCCAAAAGGTGTTAAACAGACCTATGGCAATCATTATGCCAGCGCGACAGCTTCGGCTTTAAATCTTGGTCTTCACTCGGACGATGCCTGGCTTTGTGCGGTGCCTCTATTTCATATTTCAGGGTATTCTATTTTAATGAAAAGCGTGTTGTATGGGATGGAAGTGTGCCTCATCGAAAAATTTGATCCGAACTATGTAAACGGACTGTTACAAGAAGGACGAGTGACCATGATTTCAGTTGTCACGGCCATGCTTTCTTCCATGCTGCATACACTCGAGGGAGCGTACCACGCCCGGCTTCGCTGTGTTCTTCTTGGCGGAGGCCCTGCTCCTCTTCCCATATTGGAGACGTGCCAGGCAAAAGGCATCCCTGTTTACCAAACGTATGGCATGACTGAGACTTCCTCTCAAATTGTAACGCTCGCACCAGAAGATGCTTTCCGGAAAATCGGTTCCGCCGGCAAGCCTTTGTTTCCATGTGCGATCCATATTGATGGAGAAGACGAGGGAGAAATTTGGGTCAGCGGCCCCAACGTGACGCCAGGCTACTTAAACCGTCCGGACGCGAACGAGCGGGCTTTTCAAAACGGCTGGTTTCGGACTGGAGATATCGGCCGGCTTGATGAAGAAGGATTTTTATATGTGCTGGACCGCCGTTCCGATTTAATTATTTCTGGCGGTGAAAATATTTACCCGGCCGAAATCGAGTCCGTCCTTACCGGTCATCCAGCCCTTTTAGAAGCCGGGGTGGCGGGTGTGCCGGATGAGAAATGGGGAAGTGTTCCCGCTGCTTTTTATGTGGCGCAGTCTCCGGTTTCGAAAGCAGAATTACTGCATTTCTGTCAGGAAAAGCTCGCCCGTTTTAAAGTGCCGGCTTATTTTATTGAAGTAGAAGTCCTGCCGAGAAATGCGGCAAATAAATTGCTCCGGCGTGAACTGGCCAGGCAGTGGAGTGAGCGTTATGAACATTAA
- the menC gene encoding o-succinylbenzoate synthase has translation MNIKRLTMHVVEMPLKAPFYTHLETVTKREAIIIEVEDRNGTVGWGEASAFSTPWYTEETVATEWHIIKDVLFPLLKEHDISHPADASSLFWAVRGNQMAKAGVESALWDLYAKKLDQPLFEVVGGTRSSISVGAVASGKTTDEMLERIQAHVEAGYGRIKVKISQGSDIEMLTAIRKAYPYISLMADANSAYSLQHIDHLKTLDTYGLMMIEQPLEADDMWNHAKLQRQLKTPVCLDESIRSFHDAKCAVEMKACRVINVKFSRVGGISEAKRIHDYCLQQNIDLWAGGMIEFGISRAHNVALASLPGFTMPGDIVSTDYYWEEDFIEPGIFVQNGRIHLSQEPGIGFGVSRKRIEKQRKAVYSA, from the coding sequence ATGAACATTAAGCGGCTCACGATGCATGTAGTAGAAATGCCGCTGAAAGCGCCGTTTTACACACACTTGGAAACGGTCACGAAGCGGGAAGCGATTATCATTGAGGTAGAAGACCGGAATGGGACAGTAGGCTGGGGAGAAGCGTCCGCTTTTTCTACGCCATGGTACACGGAAGAAACGGTGGCCACAGAGTGGCACATTATAAAGGACGTGCTGTTTCCGCTGCTGAAAGAGCATGACATTTCTCATCCGGCGGATGCATCGTCCCTTTTTTGGGCTGTACGGGGCAATCAGATGGCTAAAGCGGGTGTAGAATCAGCACTATGGGATTTGTACGCTAAAAAGCTGGATCAGCCGCTTTTTGAAGTGGTTGGCGGAACGCGCTCATCCATTTCGGTCGGAGCGGTTGCCTCAGGAAAAACGACGGACGAGATGCTGGAGCGCATACAAGCTCATGTTGAAGCCGGATACGGGCGCATTAAAGTGAAAATCAGCCAGGGCTCTGACATCGAAATGCTGACAGCAATTCGTAAAGCATACCCATACATTTCGCTGATGGCTGATGCCAATTCAGCCTACTCGCTGCAGCATATCGATCATTTAAAAACGCTCGATACATATGGACTGATGATGATCGAGCAGCCGCTTGAAGCAGACGACATGTGGAACCATGCAAAGCTGCAGCGCCAGCTTAAGACACCGGTTTGTTTAGACGAAAGCATCCGTTCTTTCCATGATGCCAAGTGTGCGGTTGAAATGAAGGCCTGCCGGGTGATCAATGTAAAATTCAGCCGGGTAGGAGGAATATCGGAAGCAAAACGCATTCATGATTACTGCCTTCAACAGAATATCGATCTTTGGGCAGGCGGAATGATTGAATTTGGCATTTCGCGCGCACACAATGTGGCGCTTGCTTCGCTTCCGGGATTTACGATGCCAGGTGACATTGTTTCCACTGACTATTACTGGGAAGAAGATTTTATTGAGCCCGGCATTTTTGTTCAAAACGGCCGGATTCATTTGTCGCAGGAACCAGGCATTGGCTTCGGAGTCAGCCGGAAGCGAATAGAAAAGCAGCGAAAAGCGGTTTATTCCGCTTAA
- the yidD gene encoding membrane protein insertion efficiency factor YidD, translating into MKKLFLFLIRFYQKGISPLKPPSCRFYPTCSHYGYEAVQKHGALKGGLLAVIRILKCHPFHPGGVDYVPEKWPLKKRN; encoded by the coding sequence ATGAAAAAGCTATTCTTGTTTTTGATCCGCTTTTACCAAAAAGGAATTTCACCGCTAAAGCCGCCTTCATGCCGCTTTTATCCGACTTGTTCCCATTATGGGTACGAAGCCGTTCAAAAGCATGGAGCCCTAAAAGGCGGACTGCTTGCTGTTATTCGTATTTTAAAATGCCATCCATTTCACCCTGGCGGCGTAGATTATGTGCCCGAAAAGTGGCCGCTAAAAAAAAGAAATTGA
- the ytzI gene encoding YtzI protein, protein MMMVLIVSMLVVLVVLALSLFTIQKGYSYKHTIDPPKENSAYEKQEEK, encoded by the coding sequence ATGATGATGGTCCTTATCGTTTCTATGCTTGTTGTTCTCGTTGTACTGGCTCTTTCCTTATTCACCATTCAAAAAGGATACAGTTACAAACATACGATTGATCCGCCAAAAGAAAACTCCGCATATGAAAAACAGGAGGAAAAATGA
- a CDS encoding Dps family protein, whose protein sequence is MSEQLISSVNKQVANWTVLYTKLHNYHWYVKGPQFFTLHAKFEELYTEASGHIDELAERLLALDGKPVATLRESLELATVNEAEGQESAEEMVQSVVNDFTTLTGELKEAMDLAAEVGDETTGDMLLAIHQSLEKHVWMLKSFLGK, encoded by the coding sequence ATGTCAGAACAGTTAATCAGCAGTGTAAACAAACAGGTTGCAAACTGGACGGTGCTTTATACAAAGCTTCATAACTATCATTGGTATGTAAAAGGACCTCAGTTCTTTACGCTGCATGCAAAATTTGAAGAGTTATACACTGAAGCAAGCGGGCATATTGATGAGCTGGCTGAGCGTCTTTTGGCGCTGGACGGAAAGCCGGTAGCAACGCTTCGTGAATCCCTTGAACTGGCAACGGTAAATGAAGCAGAAGGGCAGGAATCTGCGGAAGAAATGGTACAGTCAGTTGTTAATGACTTTACAACGCTGACTGGCGAATTAAAAGAGGCAATGGATTTAGCCGCTGAAGTAGGCGATGAAACAACAGGCGATATGCTTCTGGCGATCCACCAAAGCCTGGAGAAGCATGTTTGGATGCTTAAATCATTCCTAGGAAAATAA
- a CDS encoding DUF6154 family protein, translated as MKFVNELFELYRGRLQGTEDDLDMITLTVLGEMTETDILSIIGEMPNEELAWLFRVYLYEGLKEKFNQDQIPADRNRLLH; from the coding sequence ATGAAATTTGTAAATGAATTGTTTGAACTGTATCGCGGCCGGCTGCAAGGAACAGAAGACGACCTGGATATGATCACGCTGACCGTTCTTGGTGAAATGACTGAGACAGATATCCTGTCCATCATTGGAGAAATGCCTAATGAAGAACTTGCCTGGCTGTTCCGCGTTTATTTGTACGAAGGATTAAAAGAAAAATTCAACCAGGATCAAATACCTGCCGACCGAAACCGCCTGCTCCATTAA
- a CDS encoding hydrolase → MEKQPYYIAIANGEIQSQPDVSPWNFRVFANDKEIQSLRELLNGMNREDFGSFWRAHVPAIPYHEDQNNDRYDDYMMAVYEKIYELGDEDARQHIKKWRNDV, encoded by the coding sequence GTGGAAAAACAGCCTTACTATATTGCCATCGCGAATGGAGAAATTCAGTCACAGCCGGATGTGTCCCCATGGAATTTTCGTGTTTTTGCCAATGATAAGGAAATACAATCGCTGCGTGAGCTGTTAAATGGAATGAACCGGGAGGACTTTGGCTCGTTCTGGCGGGCGCACGTTCCTGCTATTCCGTATCATGAAGATCAAAACAATGACCGATATGACGACTATATGATGGCGGTATACGAAAAAATCTATGAACTTGGAGATGAAGACGCACGACAACATATAAAAAAGTGGAGAAATGACGTATAA